One region of Quercus lobata isolate SW786 chromosome 2, ValleyOak3.0 Primary Assembly, whole genome shotgun sequence genomic DNA includes:
- the LOC115964722 gene encoding putative B3 domain-containing protein At4g03170, with product MEKRKWLCEIEKVNGDDEYSEECIEEEEAALILLDMSNTKSLDKKTAMALREQQRKRLENRTRLRLRLNLNLNLNPHVKGISKSIPKALLPSMRGHEEILALFMKSPKAPLFPRITSLLGLIKECCSMPYEKQLTKTDLRDDQARLSIKKAYVEQYLLNLLNEDEKIEEGIPVIVYDENGKTYPMMFKLWSSKIYVLTHGWKTFYIDSKLYYHDDFITSVTLWTFRHLRTARLCFVIFTKTSPAVEPVTRRRIK from the coding sequence ATGGAGAAGAGAAAGTGGTTGTGTGAAATTGAAAAGGTTAATGGCGATGATGAATACTCTGAGGAATGTATCGAGGAAGAAGAAGCGGCTTTGATTCTTCTTGATATGAGCAACACAAAGTCGTTGGACAAGAAAACTGCCATGGCTTTACGTGAACAGCAAAGAAAGAGGCTTGAGAATCGAACTAGGCTGAGGCTGAGGCTGAACCTGAACCTGAACCTGAACCCACATGTAAAAGGTATAAGCAAGTCAATCCCAAAGGCACTTCTTCCAAGTATGCGTGGTCACGAAGAAATACTAGCCCTCTTTATGAAAAGCCCTAAAGCCCCGCTTTTCCCACGAATCACAAGCCTCTTGGGCCTCATTAAAGAGTGCTGCTCCATGCCTTATGAGAAGCAGTTGACTAAAACTGACTTGAGGGACGACCAAGCCAGGCTTTCTATCAAGAAGGCGTACGTCGAACAGTATCTTTTGAATTTGCTGAACGAAGATGAAAAGATAGAAGAAGGAATTCCTGTTATTGTGTACGATGAGAATGGTAAAACATACCCAATGATGTTCAAGCTTTGGTCCTCAAAGATTTATGTTCTTACACATGGGTGGAAGACATTTTACATTGACAGTAAACTATACTACCATGATGATTTTATCACTTCAGTTACCTTGTGGACTTTCCGCCATCTTCGAACCGCGAGGCTTTGCTTTGTCATCTTCACCAAAACATCACCAGCAGTCGAGCCCGTAACGAGGAGGAGGATAAAGTAG